Part of the Imperialibacter roseus genome, AAACCCATCTGTACCTTAAGGATGCCGGCAGCGACCCCATAAAAAAGGCGGGCACCATCAGGGAAATTGTGGGTAGCATTGCGAAGATACCTGATGCCATTAAGCGGCTTGTTTTTGCCAGGGAGTGCAGCCAGCTAATGGACATGGATGAGGCTGTGATCGTTGCTGAGATGAACAAAATGCTTATCGAGCAGGGCCAGCAGCAGCAAAAGGAGAGGGAACGGCAGCAAACCAGGCAGCGGCTGGATCTCGACAACTCCGGTTCAGCAACTGAGAGTTCACCTGATGCGGCTATTTCAACGCTCGAAAAGCCGGAGGTTGATCCAAAAATGATACAGGAAAGGGAAAGCCTGAGGCTTCTGCTCAACTATGGTCAATTCGTGATAAAAGGAACCGAGGAAGTAGATCAGTTGCTCGCCGATTACTTTCTGCATGAGACAGACGAGGTGCATTTCAGTCACCCTGTGTATGCGCAAATCCTCGATATGTTTAAGAACAAGCTGGTGGATGGAGACGTGATAGATGCGGACTATGTGTTGAAGCATGGCACCGAACCAATGAAGAAAGAAGTGATCGATTTGATTACTGAGCGGCATGAGGTGAGCCATCATTGGACTGAGAAGTTCGACATCAAAGTAAACAGTGAAAGAAACGACCTGAAAGGTGCCACCTATGCCAATATTGTCAGGCTTAAGCTTCGGACAGTCAGGGCAGTGATCAAAGAGAATCTAGACAAATTGAAAACTGCAGAAACTGAGGCCGAGCAGGTGGAGATAATGGAGCACCATGAGGCGCTCAAGAAGGTGGAAATGGGTTTAGCTGGAATCCTTGGTGTTGTCACCGTCGGTTAAGGCCCTGAGGAGGTTCTTATTTGTCAGTATGCATAATTAAATGAACCTTTGCGGAATACTTTTGATTTTAAGAGTGTTAAAAAAAAAGTAGACACCCCCAGGGAGGGTGCAATTAGCACAATGCAAGAAGAAATACAACTCGACAAAATTGAAGACGCCATTGAGGCGATAAAAAAGGGCGAAATCATCATCGTAGTTGACGATGAGGATAGAGAAAACGAAGGCGATTTTATATGTGCTGCGGAAACTGTCACTCCTGAAATTATCAATTTTATGGCTACGCATGGCAGAGGGTTGATTTGTGTGCCCTTAGTGGAGGAGCGATGCGAAGAGCTGGGGCTGGAGCTGATGGTTGGCAAAAATACGGCCCTTCATGAAACTCCTTTTACTGTTTCTGTCGATCTGAGAGGGAGAGGAGTAACAACTGGCATTTCGGCCAAAGACAGGTCGGTGACTATTCAGGCCCTGGTTGACCCCAATGCATCGCCAGAAGAATTTGGCAAACCCGGTCATATTTTCCCGCTTAAGGCTAAGAAAGGCGGCGTTCTGCGCCGTTCAGGTCACACAGAAGCTGCTATTGACTTTGCCAGGTTAGCGGGGCTTTACCCTGCCGGCGTGTTGGTTGAAATCATGAATGAGGATGGCTCAATGGCCCGCCTTCCGGACCTGAAAAAAGTGGCGGAAAGGTTCAACCTCAAACTTGTTTCTATTAAAGACCTGATCACTTACCGCCTTGATAAAGAGTCTCTGATCGAAAAACTGGTAGATGTGAAAATGCCTACAGAATATGGCAGCTTTCAGCTTCATGCGTATAAGCAGAAAAATACCGGCGAGCAGCATTTAGCACTCGTGAAAGGAACCTGGGAGCCAGGCGAGCCGGTCCTGGTAAGGGTACACTCTTCCTGCGTGACGGGCGATATATTCGGCTCTCACAGGTGTGATTGTGGTGAGCAGCTTCATAATGCCATGACAATGGTGGAGAAGGAGGGTAAAGGCGTTGTATTGTATATGAATCAGGAAGGTCGTGGGATAGGGCTGGAGGCGAAACTGAGGGCCTACAAGCTTCAGGAGGAAGGAATGGATACCGTAGAAGCTAACCTTCACCTGGGATATAAAATGGATGAAAGAGATTATGGCGTTGGTGCGCAGATACTGCGAGATCTTGGTATCAGCAAACTACGGTTGATCACGAATAACCCCAAGAAAAGAGCGGGTTTGCTGGGATATGGCCTGGAAATTGTAGACAACCTGGCAATAGAGGTGGCTCCTAATGAGTTTAATGAGAAGTACCTCACAACCAAACGGGACAAAATGGGTCATATGATTTTGAAAGAGAAATAGTGGGTCTTTTGCCTGGGAAATGTAATATTGTAGTATGAGGAGGATGGGAAAGTACTCGGTTTTTTTTGTTTTTTTATTTTCTCTTTTAGCAAGTGGTTCAGCCTATGCTCAATATTTCCCTTCTGAGTATTGGCACGATGGCTGGATAGTGAATGATGATGCCGACACCCTGAGAGGAGAGATCAAATATGATCTGCCGAATGATTTAGTTCAGGTAAGAAACCGGGATCGGATCAACACCTTCTCCAGCCGCAAAATTGTCTACATAGAATTTTACGACAAGACAACCGAAAATTACAGACAGTTTTATTCGCTGCCCTATGCAGTTAACTACGACTACAAGGTGCCGATGCTCTTCGAGTTATTGTACGAGGGAGAGTTGTCTTTATTGACCAGAGAGTCAATTATTCAGGAAACTGTGCCGTCTGTACAGAGTTATTCCTTTAGTGGCTATAATCAAACAAGGCAAAGACTTGACTATAGTTTCTATTTCCTTGATAAAAAAGGTAATATCAGACTGTACAACGGGAAAAAACCTGAGCTTCAGGATGCTATGCGTGACAGGTGGTCGGAAGTAAAGCCCTTCATGAAAAAGAATCATTTATCGCCAGATAAAATCCGGGATCTTGTGCGTATCGTAGCTTTTTACAATTCGGTGAAATAATTAACAATGGCAAAAAAGAAACCCCTCATTCTCGTTTCCAACGACGATGGCATAACCAGTCGTGGCATTAGGAAGCTAGTAGAACTGATGAAAACACTTGGTGAGGTAATTGTGGTAGCACCCGACAGCCCCCAATCAGGGATGGGGCATGCCATCACCATCGGCGACACCTTGAGGCTGGATACGGACGATATTTTTGGCGATGTAAAAGCTTATAAATGCAGCGGCACACCTGCCGACTGTGTGAAAATTGGCAAGCACTATATATTGAAAGATATTCGCCCGGATCTGGTAGTTAGCGGAATCAATCATGGAAGCAACACGTCCATTAGTGTGCTGTATTCTGGCACTATGTCAGCGGCTATAGAGGCGGCTATGGAAGGATTGCCGGCCATCGGGTTCTCGCTATGTGATTATTCACAGGAGGCAGATTTTTCTCATGTGGACGAATTCATTCTAAAAATAGCAAAGCAGGCCCTTGAGAAAGGTATTCCGAAAGGAGTAGCGTTGAACGTGAATATTCCACCAAAGAGAAACGAGGCAATAAAAGGCATCAAAATGTGCCGCCAGGCAAATGCCAAATGGCAGGAGGAGTTCGACTTGCGCCACGACCCGTATGGTCGTCAGTATTTTTGGATGGCGGGCAATTTTGTGAACTTCGACAAGGGCGAGGACAACGACGAATGGGCCATTGCCAACAATTACATTTCTATTGTGCCTTGTCAGTACGACCTGACAGCCCATCATGCGTTGCCTATCCTTAACGACGAATGGGATTTCTAATCCTCTGATTCAGGCACCGCAACCACCGGCGGGTGGAAGAAGTTAAGCTTGTATTTCAAAAATAGATTGACAGCCGGCACTCCGTTGCCAACCGTCTTTCCGTAGCCTGGTACAATGAGTACGTCTGGATCGCCAGGGTTATCAATGCTGATCAAATGCCGGTAAGATACCCTGAATCCCAGCCAAAAATTGCCTCTGAAGTTTCCTTCCGATTGAATGGAAAGCTCCAGCCAGCTTGCCTTAAGGCCACCACGTGCAAAAGCTCTTTCGTATGGTTCAAATAAACTAGAGGCACTTTCTATGGTGGTAACGCCTGAATCTTCAAAAGACGCCATACCGTATTGAGCTCCCAGCAATAATTTATTTTTAGGGTTGATGGCTAATTGGTAGAACAAGCCAGGTTTTATATACGTGCCGGTGGCATTGTAGTCAGAGTTTTTGTAGGCTCCCGTTGGGTTGATGCTGCCATAGCCATAGCTGATGCTGCCCACATACCTGTTTTCAAACACTGCCTGTATGCCTCCCTCGGCTTTGCTTTCGAAAGGAGCGGGCAAAGTCAGCAGCTTCCCGTAGTCGAGCAGAAGGTGCAACTCAGTTAGAAAAGGATAATCGGTGGTGTCCTTTATCCTGGCAGGTTTAGGCTCCTCTTCTTCATCGTCCTCGTCGTCAATGGCGGGAGGATTCGGTTTGGCGGTCTTGGTTGTATCAGCCAGGCCTTCCGGATTCACCCGTGTTCTTGGTGGTTTTGGCCGGCCAATATCCTGGCTGTAAGCCGACAGGCTGACCAGCACAAATAGCAACAATATGGCAGCCTTAGAAATAGACATTGATGGTAGTTTTTGTGCTCAGGCAAGGGTCAGGCAACGCTTTGCAGTATACTTTCACACTGTCAAATGAAAACTTGTCGTCGGTTCTTTCAATGTTGGTGCCAATAAGCCTGGTGTAGCTCCTGGCAGTAAGGTCTTCAACAAACGAATAAGTAAGCTCCATGCTATCCACTTTGCCGGCAATTTCGAAATAATATACTTGACTGGATGTATTCATGTTTAGTGGCAGACTGAAGATGTTGGCACTATCTGAATACGAAACTTTGTTGCCATTGGCTGTGATGCTGGTGATCAAAATTGTGCCCTTGTTGATAGCCGCCGCTGTTTTAGTGAGCGGTGTCTTTGCTGCGGCAAGGGCGGCTTGTTCTGTGGTAATCTCCGTTTGCCTGGCCCTGGCTTCTGCGATCGCTGCCTGCACTGAATCTCTTTCCGGTATCAAATCATTGTTGCCTTCGGTAATTTGCTTGTTGAGGGAAGTTAGCGAGGTGTTGAGTGCCGAAAGCTGAGTAGTAAGGGCTGTCTTTTCCGTAGTTAAATGTTTCACGGCGGTGTCGATTGCTGCAATGGCCGAATTAATTTTTTGCAGACTGTCGATGTTGAAAAACCTGACTTTCACCGCTGGCTCTTTTTCATAGGGCTCTACTTCTCCAAGACAAGACAACAGCAAGGTACCTGTCAATAGGAAAAGAAGAATTTGCCAATGGTTTGTTTTTTTGCCCAACTTCATAGTTACTGCGGATCGACATCAAAAATAACGGATGTCTGGCGGAATATTTTATCCTGTTGCAATTCTTCCATCTTTTGAGTCAGGAATTCTTTGGCCTTAGGGATAGAAATACCACCTTTTTCCAACTTGATGGTAATTTCCTGATGGTATTGATTTCGTATTCTTGCTATTAACGGTTCCTGGGGGCCAAGTATTCTGTGGCCTCCCAACGAAGTTTGAATACTTTTTAAATAGTGATTGGCGGTTTCCCAAACCAACTGCTTGTCCTGGTTGCGGAAAAGCACCCGTATCATTCGCACAAATGGTGGGTAATGAAAGCTTTCCCTCTCCAAAATCTCCATCTGGTAGAATCGCTTGTAGTCGTTGGTTCGTACTAAATGAAAGACAGGCTGCTCGGGGTTGTTGGTCTGAATGATCACTTTGCCGTTGTTTGATCGACGTCCAGCCCGGCCGCTTACCTGTGTCATCATTTGAAAGGCCCGCTCATGTGAACGAAAATCAGGAAAATGAATGATGCGGTCGATGTCCAAAATGCCGACCAACTCTACATGGTCAAAGTCGAGGCCTTTGGTGATCATTTGTGTGCCTACCAGCACATCTATTTCACCATTTTCAAAGTTTTCGATGAGCTGTTCGTAAGTACTTCTCGTGCGGGTCGTGTCGTAGTCCATTCGGCTGATGCGGCCGGTAGGAAGCAACACCTTTAAATCATCTTCCAGCTTTTCTGTACCGAAACCTATGGTTTTAATTTTGGCCGAACCGCACGCCTCACAATGCGATGGAAGGGGTTCACGGAAACCACAGTAGTGGCAGAGCAGCTCCTGCCGGTACATGTGATACGTTAAGCTCACCGAGCAGTTAGCACACTTGGGTATGTGGGCACAGTCTTCGCAGTGAAGATAGGGCGCATAGCCTCTCCTGTTTTGAAAGAGGATGACCTGCTTGTTTTCTTCCAGCGTTTGCTCAATGGCCTGCAGCAATCCCGGCGACAAGTCGCCGTGCATTCGTTTTTTCTTTCGCTCATCTTTCAGGTCAATGAGGGCAGTTTCCGGCATTTGCACTTCACCAAACCGGGTTTCCAATGCTACCAGTCCGTACTTTTCATACACGGCGTTGTAGTAGCTCTCAACAGACGGTGTGGCCGAACCTAACAAGATTTTGGCATGGTGAATCTGCCCCAGCATAATGGCCGTGTCACGGGCGTGGTAGCGGGGCGCAGGGTCATATTGCTTGTACGACGACTCATGCTCCTCATCGATGATGATGAGAGAAAGATTGTTGAAGGGCAGAAAAACTGATGACCGCACGCCCACGACAATCGGGAATCGGCCGGAAAGCACACCGTTCCAAACTTCGACTCTCTCATTGTCGGAGTACTTGGAATGATAAATGCCGATTTTGTCGCCAAATACTTTTTTCAGACGCCGGAGTATTTGGGCCGTAAGCGCAATTTCGGGAAGCAAATACAGCGCCTGAGCTCCTTCGTCAAGCACTTGCTGGAGCAGGCGAATGTAGATCTCTGTTTTGCCGCTGCCGGTAACGCCATGGAGCAGCACCGTCGATTTTTTCTCGAAGAGGCCATGGATTTCGGATAGTTTCTCTTCCTGTAGTGACGTTAGCTCAGGAATAACCGCTTCCTTCTTTTTTGGCTCGCCAAATCGTGAAATTACCTTATCAAACTCTTCGAAAACCCCATTTTTTACCAAAGTGCCAAGCGATGAAGTAGAAAGGCCTGTTGAAAGGAATTCTCCTTTGGAGAGCCCCAGTTGGTTTCTTTCTTTCAGTTCATTCACAGGCACTTCTCTCAGGTATTTCATTACCAGCTCAAGTTGTTTTTCTTTCTTTTCGAGCTTTTGAAAGAGTGCTTCCAGTGCCAATAGGTCATTCTCCAGAGATGCTTGCAGCCGCACCCGCCTTTCTTTTTTAGGCTTGTACTTTTCAATGAGCTGCTCAAAAATCAGGATCGCTCCTTTGGCTGATAGCGATTTGATAAGGTGGTAGATGTTTTTAACGCCGGTGATCTGCGAAATCTCGTCATAGCTCAGGTGCTCTTTTTCTTCCAGGGCTTCTACCACCTTCCATTCTGAGTCGGAATAGGTGTGATTGCCGTCATCCGGGTCAAAGTCCGGGTGCTTCTGCACCATCGATTTGCTGCTGAGTTTTAGTCCTGATGGTAGGGCAGCATTTAGTACTTCACCGGGTGTGCACATGTAGTAGCTGGCCATCCACTGAATGAGCTGGAGCTGCTGGTCAACAATTACTGGCTGGTCGTCCAGCACGTCCAGAATTTCTCGGGCTTCATAGTTTTCCGGTTTGGTTCCATGAGTTTGGACAATAACACCGGTTAGTACTTTCTTTTGCCCAAAAGGCACAATCACTCTTCTGCCAGCCTCGGCTTTATCGACATGCTCCGCCGTTACCTCGTAGGTAAATAACCTGGGGATAGGCACAGGAAGGAGGATGTCGGCGAAGGATGCCATCAAATATTTACGAATGGATTTACTATCGTGAGTGACTCGTCAATGACCTGGCCGTTTTGTAAATCTTCGGAGTAAAGCAACGTGCAATCAGACTCAATTGCTGAGGCAATAATAAGGCTATCGAAAAAAGAAAATTTATATCTGGCCGCTAGTTGACATCCCTTTAGAATTGTAGTGTCAGTATTTGTGAAAACCATGTTGTTTTGGCAACATTCGATAATGGCTTTTTGAGCATCATCAAAGCTGAACTGAAATTTCCGAGTGATGATATTTGTGAATTCCTGAAGTACCTGCGTACTAATGATTGAGTTGAAGTTGGTGATCAAATTTCTTGAGGCCGTTTGTTTCTCTATTTCATTTTTAGAGTAAGCGTATATTAAAATATTGCTGTCTAGAAATATCTTATCGTTCATTGGCTTCATTACGGTCAAATCTGAAACCGGCAGTGTCAATGGAAATTGCTGAGAACGAAACTTTCTTGGGTATTGTCTTTTCTCTCTCTACTCCTTCATTTTTCCTGAAGGCAATTACTTCTACTTCTGTACCAACATAATCGGCTGGTACTTCGATTGAAACCTGCTGCTTTTTGGGGATTAAACTGGTTCTTACCATAGTTTTAGTTCATTTGCCTGCTTATCAAAGATAGCCAAAATACTCCAAATAGTGAGTTGCTGACCTAATCTTCCGATTAAACAATCAACGACAAAGCTTCTTTTATCGTGCCCACCGGTCGCTGGCAGGCTCGGTTATAACAAACGTAAACCGTAGCCTTTTCATTCACCATCTTTTTGTCAACCAGCATCGGTAATGCGTCCGTTTCCTTTTCTGAAACTGCCACCACCTTGTTAGGTAGGTAGGTCTGTTGTAGCTCACCTGCAAGCTTGCCTGCACCAGGTCCTACTATGGCAATTTCCGCTGTGGGTTTGGCCAGCTGACCTGCCATCATGGCCCAGTTGGTGAGGTAGTCGGGCTCCGTGAGTATCAACAACTTTAGTCTGGCGGTCATTTCCTCAGCAAGTGTAAGGTAGTCGTTGTTTTCAAAGTAAAGCCCCAGCTTGTGCAGGTTGTGCGCCATTATCGAATTGGTGGAGGGAATCACGTTGTCAAATACTTCCTTCTTTCGGGCAATCAGTTTTTCTCCCTTGCTTGAGGTGTAATAGAAAAGTCGTTCTTCGTTATCAAAGAACTCTTCCATCACTTTGCTGGACAGCAAATAGGCAAACTGAAGCCATTCCCGATCAAAGCTGGCTTCATACAGCTTGATGAGGCCGTCAACGGTAGCAGCATAGTCTTCCAGATAGCCATAAAGTTTGGCTTCACCATTTTTGTAGGTACGATGCAGTACGCCGCTGTGCCACGCTTTGCTTTTGATAAACGAAGCGCAATTGAAAGCAAGCTTGCCAAATTTATCTTCTTTGAAAACAATCGCCGCATCTGCCAGCCCTTTGATCAAGAGCCCGTTCCATCCGGTGAGAATTTTATCGTCTAAACCAGGCCTTACCCGAGACGCTCTGACTTGCATGGCTCGCTCATTGAAGGCAGCCAGGGCTTGCTTAGCCTGAGCTATCGGCAATTGATGCCTGCCGCCCACCGTTTCGATGGCATCGGTAACAAACAAGATATTTCTGCCGTGCTCCCAGTTGCCATTCTCTGAGATATTGTAATAGTCTTTGATAAATTCCTTTTGATCTCCTGCTATTGCTTCAAACTCAGGTTGCGTCCAGATGTAGAACTTGCCTTCCACGCCCTCACTGTCGGCATCGAGGGCAGCATAGAAGCCACCTTCTTCGTGCAGCATTTCTCGCTCCAGCCATTTCACTGTTTGATACACCACCTCTTTGAATAGCGGATTTTCCGTCACCTGATAAGCTTCCGAATACAAAGAGAGGAGCTGGGCGTTGTCGTACAGCATTTTCTCAAAGTGAGGAGCAAACCATTCGCCATCCACCGAGTAGCGAGCAAAGCCACCGCCGGCCTGATCGTAGATGCCCCCCTGAGCCATTTTGATGAGTGTGAAATGCACGTGATCAACCAGTTGCTGGCTGTTGGTAGCATGCCCATGACGCAGCAGGAACAGCCAAATGCTGGGCATGGGGAATTTAGGTGCTTTTTGCAGGCCTCCCCAAATGGTATCAAACTTTGGGAGCAATCTGCCAGCTGCAGAACTGATTTCCGCAAGAGAAAAGCTGCTTTCCGGCGAAGAAAGGCTGAACTGTTCCAGCACACTACCACCAAGGTGGTCAGCGAACTTCTCAGCTGAGTCTTCCAGCTCCTGGCGTTGCTTGATAAATGCCTCAGCTATGTTTTCGAGTAGACCAGCCCAGTTCTTCGCAGGGAAATAGGTGCCGCCGTAGAAGGGTTTTTGCTCCGGCGTAAGAAACACATTGAGGGGCCAGCCGCCGTTCAGCCCCATGGCTTGCACGGCGTCCATGTACACCTGGTCCACATCGGGCCGTTCCTCCCGGTCGACTTTGATGCACACATAGTGGTCGTTCATGAGCTGGGCGATGGCTTCGTTTTCAAACGACTCATGTTCCATCACGTGACACCAATGGCAGGCAGAGTAACCTATACTGAGAATAATAGGCTTGTCTTCCTTCAATGCCTTGTCCAGCGCTTCTTCTCCCCAGGGCTGCCAGTCGACGGGGTTGAAGGCGTGTTGTAGCAGGTAGGGGCTTGTTTCACTGATCAGCTTGTTGGGCTGCGGGCCTTTGGTCATAGAATTTCCTTTTTCAGGGCTTGTATCTCTTGTTCTAAATTCAATTGGCTACTCAATTGTTCCATTTCTTCCATCGTCTTTTTCAAAAAAGCCTGATGGTGTGCCGAAGCCGGGTGAAAAGGCTTGTGTTCAAGGTTTCTTTTCAACTTCTGCCACTTAAGAATCAGCTGCCTGGTGGGCTCATCGAAGTAAGCTCCGGAGAACTTTTCCCAGATATAGTCGTGCGCTGTTTCGTTGGGGTGGATCATGTCCTTCTCGTAGAAGCGATAGTCCCGCAGGTCGTCCATCATGACCTCGTAGGAGGGAAAGTAGCTAACCTCAGGGAATGCGGTCATTTCAGCCACCGCCACCCGCAGGATGGACTTACTTTGGCTGTTGACTACAAGTGTGTCTTTGACATGCCGTACGGGGCTAACAGTGACTATCATTTGGATTCCGGAATTAACCTGAAAAAGCTGGTTCCGCACATTTTCGTAGGCTCTGATCACCTCTTTAACCGACAATATCCTTTTTGAAAATTGGCTGGCAGACACTTTGTGGCAATTGGCCACTATTTCTCCTGAGCGTTCGTATACTACGGCCGTGCCTAAAGTAACGATGAGCCATTTTGCATCAGCGAGGGTTTTGGTGGTTTTTTGCTCAAGCTGTTGCACCTCTGCCTGGAGTTCCTCTTTGGTTCCTTTCCCAAACTTTGAATGCAGGTCGAAGTGCTGGTAAATGCCCTGACTTTCAACGATTCCCTCATTTGTAAAACTGGTGTTGCTTGCAGCTTGTGAAAGCAGCTTGAAAATGGAGACAGGATTGTAGACTGTACCAAATGGATTGATGTCGACTGAAAACTTGTTTTCAGCCAGGCGATTGCCCATGACATCAGCAAAGCAGGAGCCCATGGTCAGGATCGAATCCTGATGGGTGATTAAATGCTGATGTGGCGTTGTGCTAATTTCGGTGCGAAACATGTCGCAAAATAAGTAAATAACGTATGGAGAAGCATCGTTATTTAAGATGCATGAATTTTTGTAGATTTAATCTGTTAATACTTTAGTTATGACTGACTACAAACAAATTATTACAATTGAACCAGGGAAGAGAGGAGGCAAGCCGTGTATCCGTGGAATGCGTATTACTGTTAGTGATATTCTTGGTTGGTTGGCTTCAGGGATGACGGTTCAGGAAATATTGGCTGACTTCGACGAACTGACCGAAACGGATATATATGCAGCCTTAAGTTACGCAGCTGATAGGGAGAATAGGATTTATCAGGTGTCCCAATGAAATTCTTGTTCGATCAGAATATCTCTCATAGAATTCTGAAATACCTTCCGATCGAATTTTCCAACGCTACACATGTTAAAAAGGAAGGCCTGATCAATGTTCGGGACAATGCTATTTGGGAATTTGCTAAGGTTAATGGCTATACCATAGTAACACAAGACTCCGATTTCAATGATCTTAATTTACTTTATGGGTTTCCTCCAAAAATAATCTGGATACGCACTGGCAACCTCAAAACACAGATGATAGTAGAGATTTTAACAGAATATCAGCATGAGATTTATCAATTTCTTCAAGATGATAGTTTCGGGTGTTTTGAGATAGTAAGCTTCAGATCAAATAACTAAGTTGACCTAATGCTGAGTGAAAGAGTTACTCAGTTATGAAGGTTTACGCACAAAAAAAGGCGCCTTATGAGCGCCTTTCCTTTATGATTTTGTATTCGGATTATTCACCGACAACATTCACAGTGATCTCGTGCTTCACATTTTTGTGAAGATCAAGCAATACTGTGTGTTCACCAACGTTCTTCACAGCCTCTTTGAAAGTGATTCTCTTACGATCCACTTCAAATCCTTTGTCTTTAAGAGCGTCAGAAATTTGAAGAGCTGTAACAGCACCAAATATTTTGCCGCTTTCGCCAGCCTTGGTGTTGATCGTTACAGTCAAATCGCCGATAGATGCTGCAAGCGCCTGAGCGTCCTGAATGATCTTTTCTGCTTTGTGAGCAGCCTGGCGGATGTTTTCTTCAATTTGCTTCTTATTGGAGTTATTGGCGATAATAGCCAATCCCTGAGGAATCAGGTAGTTACGTCCAAACCCTGGCTTTACAGAAACTGTGTCGTTTTTGTAGCCAACGCCTTTTACGTCTTCTTTTAGTATAATTTCCATGATCCTCGGTGGTTTACTTCAATGAATCAGTTACGTACGGTAGAATAGCAATATGTCTTGCTCTTTTTACCGCCTGGGCTACTTTCTTCTGGAACTTAAGGCTGGTGCCTGTTA contains:
- a CDS encoding bifunctional 3,4-dihydroxy-2-butanone-4-phosphate synthase/GTP cyclohydrolase II; its protein translation is MQEEIQLDKIEDAIEAIKKGEIIIVVDDEDRENEGDFICAAETVTPEIINFMATHGRGLICVPLVEERCEELGLELMVGKNTALHETPFTVSVDLRGRGVTTGISAKDRSVTIQALVDPNASPEEFGKPGHIFPLKAKKGGVLRRSGHTEAAIDFARLAGLYPAGVLVEIMNEDGSMARLPDLKKVAERFNLKLVSIKDLITYRLDKESLIEKLVDVKMPTEYGSFQLHAYKQKNTGEQHLALVKGTWEPGEPVLVRVHSSCVTGDIFGSHRCDCGEQLHNAMTMVEKEGKGVVLYMNQEGRGIGLEAKLRAYKLQEEGMDTVEANLHLGYKMDERDYGVGAQILRDLGISKLRLITNNPKKRAGLLGYGLEIVDNLAIEVAPNEFNEKYLTTKRDKMGHMILKEK
- the surE gene encoding 5'/3'-nucleotidase SurE, giving the protein MAKKKPLILVSNDDGITSRGIRKLVELMKTLGEVIVVAPDSPQSGMGHAITIGDTLRLDTDDIFGDVKAYKCSGTPADCVKIGKHYILKDIRPDLVVSGINHGSNTSISVLYSGTMSAAIEAAMEGLPAIGFSLCDYSQEADFSHVDEFILKIAKQALEKGIPKGVALNVNIPPKRNEAIKGIKMCRQANAKWQEEFDLRHDPYGRQYFWMAGNFVNFDKGEDNDEWAIANNYISIVPCQYDLTAHHALPILNDEWDF
- a CDS encoding DUF6048 family protein, which produces MSISKAAILLLFVLVSLSAYSQDIGRPKPPRTRVNPEGLADTTKTAKPNPPAIDDEDDEEEEPKPARIKDTTDYPFLTELHLLLDYGKLLTLPAPFESKAEGGIQAVFENRYVGSISYGYGSINPTGAYKNSDYNATGTYIKPGLFYQLAINPKNKLLLGAQYGMASFEDSGVTTIESASSLFEPYERAFARGGLKASWLELSIQSEGNFRGNFWLGFRVSYRHLISIDNPGDPDVLIVPGYGKTVGNGVPAVNLFLKYKLNFFHPPVVAVPESED
- the priA gene encoding replication restart helicase PriA, producing the protein MASFADILLPVPIPRLFTYEVTAEHVDKAEAGRRVIVPFGQKKVLTGVIVQTHGTKPENYEAREILDVLDDQPVIVDQQLQLIQWMASYYMCTPGEVLNAALPSGLKLSSKSMVQKHPDFDPDDGNHTYSDSEWKVVEALEEKEHLSYDEISQITGVKNIYHLIKSLSAKGAILIFEQLIEKYKPKKERRVRLQASLENDLLALEALFQKLEKKEKQLELVMKYLREVPVNELKERNQLGLSKGEFLSTGLSTSSLGTLVKNGVFEEFDKVISRFGEPKKKEAVIPELTSLQEEKLSEIHGLFEKKSTVLLHGVTGSGKTEIYIRLLQQVLDEGAQALYLLPEIALTAQILRRLKKVFGDKIGIYHSKYSDNERVEVWNGVLSGRFPIVVGVRSSVFLPFNNLSLIIIDEEHESSYKQYDPAPRYHARDTAIMLGQIHHAKILLGSATPSVESYYNAVYEKYGLVALETRFGEVQMPETALIDLKDERKKKRMHGDLSPGLLQAIEQTLEENKQVILFQNRRGYAPYLHCEDCAHIPKCANCSVSLTYHMYRQELLCHYCGFREPLPSHCEACGSAKIKTIGFGTEKLEDDLKVLLPTGRISRMDYDTTRTRSTYEQLIENFENGEIDVLVGTQMITKGLDFDHVELVGILDIDRIIHFPDFRSHERAFQMMTQVSGRAGRRSNNGKVIIQTNNPEQPVFHLVRTNDYKRFYQMEILERESFHYPPFVRMIRVLFRNQDKQLVWETANHYLKSIQTSLGGHRILGPQEPLIARIRNQYHQEITIKLEKGGISIPKAKEFLTQKMEELQQDKIFRQTSVIFDVDPQ
- a CDS encoding PIN domain-containing protein → MNDKIFLDSNILIYAYSKNEIEKQTASRNLITNFNSIISTQVLQEFTNIITRKFQFSFDDAQKAIIECCQNNMVFTNTDTTILKGCQLAARYKFSFFDSLIIASAIESDCTLLYSEDLQNGQVIDESLTIVNPFVNI
- a CDS encoding thioredoxin domain-containing protein, encoding MTKGPQPNKLISETSPYLLQHAFNPVDWQPWGEEALDKALKEDKPIILSIGYSACHWCHVMEHESFENEAIAQLMNDHYVCIKVDREERPDVDQVYMDAVQAMGLNGGWPLNVFLTPEQKPFYGGTYFPAKNWAGLLENIAEAFIKQRQELEDSAEKFADHLGGSVLEQFSLSSPESSFSLAEISSAAGRLLPKFDTIWGGLQKAPKFPMPSIWLFLLRHGHATNSQQLVDHVHFTLIKMAQGGIYDQAGGGFARYSVDGEWFAPHFEKMLYDNAQLLSLYSEAYQVTENPLFKEVVYQTVKWLEREMLHEEGGFYAALDADSEGVEGKFYIWTQPEFEAIAGDQKEFIKDYYNISENGNWEHGRNILFVTDAIETVGGRHQLPIAQAKQALAAFNERAMQVRASRVRPGLDDKILTGWNGLLIKGLADAAIVFKEDKFGKLAFNCASFIKSKAWHSGVLHRTYKNGEAKLYGYLEDYAATVDGLIKLYEASFDREWLQFAYLLSSKVMEEFFDNEERLFYYTSSKGEKLIARKKEVFDNVIPSTNSIMAHNLHKLGLYFENNDYLTLAEEMTARLKLLILTEPDYLTNWAMMAGQLAKPTAEIAIVGPGAGKLAGELQQTYLPNKVVAVSEKETDALPMLVDKKMVNEKATVYVCYNRACQRPVGTIKEALSLIV
- a CDS encoding GSCFA domain-containing protein, whose translation is MFRTEISTTPHQHLITHQDSILTMGSCFADVMGNRLAENKFSVDINPFGTVYNPVSIFKLLSQAASNTSFTNEGIVESQGIYQHFDLHSKFGKGTKEELQAEVQQLEQKTTKTLADAKWLIVTLGTAVVYERSGEIVANCHKVSASQFSKRILSVKEVIRAYENVRNQLFQVNSGIQMIVTVSPVRHVKDTLVVNSQSKSILRVAVAEMTAFPEVSYFPSYEVMMDDLRDYRFYEKDMIHPNETAHDYIWEKFSGAYFDEPTRQLILKWQKLKRNLEHKPFHPASAHHQAFLKKTMEEMEQLSSQLNLEQEIQALKKEIL